A region of Haladaptatus caseinilyticus DNA encodes the following proteins:
- a CDS encoding polysaccharide deacetylase family protein — MSKNTPMTTRRAVLRNGMAVASATLVAGSPATAAKTNGKLVFTYDDGPIKDFTHTYQKAHRKEGVPGCSAVPAASVGQNEKLSAAQLRTLEDAGWEIMSHSARHRALGDIEITRDIDPADQKLYVKTNVHGKIPDDTLIVSDGSESTTVTVAGNGSDDHGEFVKLDSPVGQAFTASDGVTERYTDDILRYALGESRQQLEQHGVTVTNIVMPYGGYGKRTQELAGEYYTAVANGGLAIGGRAQIHQANTIQLPHLSRAMFRQGEMTEAELGTFLDKVATADTLGILGGHSWWQERLPPSRIRMAIQMAKDRNIDIVTLRDALTDLGLTNSSRASTTDISQTSSSGGGINKTQPDDSFASGEDDGSTAQATTTETNQPGFEGIAALVGIGSAAALRRRLNE, encoded by the coding sequence ATGAGCAAAAACACGCCAATGACGACACGTCGTGCAGTTCTCCGGAACGGCATGGCCGTCGCCAGTGCCACACTCGTTGCTGGGTCACCTGCTACGGCCGCCAAAACGAACGGCAAGCTCGTATTCACCTACGACGACGGTCCCATCAAGGACTTCACGCACACGTATCAGAAAGCCCACCGCAAAGAAGGCGTTCCTGGCTGTTCAGCCGTTCCGGCGGCCAGTGTCGGGCAGAACGAGAAGCTCAGTGCCGCTCAGCTCCGAACTCTCGAGGACGCAGGCTGGGAAATCATGTCTCACTCAGCTCGGCACCGTGCCTTGGGGGACATCGAGATTACGCGTGATATCGACCCAGCTGATCAGAAACTCTACGTGAAGACGAATGTTCATGGGAAGATTCCGGACGATACGCTCATCGTCAGCGATGGATCCGAATCAACGACCGTCACGGTTGCAGGGAACGGTTCCGATGATCACGGGGAATTCGTAAAACTCGATTCACCGGTCGGGCAGGCGTTTACCGCCAGCGATGGTGTCACTGAACGCTACACCGACGATATACTACGGTATGCACTTGGCGAGTCGAGACAGCAACTCGAACAACACGGTGTTACGGTCACAAATATCGTCATGCCGTATGGAGGGTACGGGAAACGAACTCAGGAACTCGCCGGAGAGTACTACACCGCGGTTGCGAACGGGGGGCTCGCAATCGGTGGACGAGCCCAAATCCATCAGGCGAACACGATCCAGCTACCCCACCTTTCGAGAGCGATGTTCCGCCAAGGAGAAATGACGGAGGCGGAGCTCGGAACGTTCCTTGACAAAGTAGCTACCGCTGATACACTCGGCATTCTGGGAGGGCACAGTTGGTGGCAAGAACGGCTCCCGCCAAGCCGAATCCGAATGGCGATCCAGATGGCAAAAGACCGAAACATCGATATCGTCACACTGCGCGATGCACTTACTGACCTTGGACTGACCAACTCTTCGAGAGCGTCAACCACTGATATATCGCAGACGAGCAGTAGTGGAGGTGGCATCAATAAGACACAACCAGACGATAGTTTCGCGTCTGGCGAAGACGATGGGTCGACCGCTCAAGCTACAACGACGGAAACGAATCAACCTGGGTTCGAAGGGATTGCAGCACTTGTCGGTATTGGGAGTGCAGCTGCGCTTAGACGACGCCTGAACGAATAA
- a CDS encoding sodium/proline symporter: MNWVLIVPFVVYLLGLLIFGYLASKKLDDLSDYLLGGRTIGSGVTALTLQATSMSGFMFMGGPALAFKQGLWALWYAAGDFGGGLVNLAVLGRNLRRITEALGSLTPIEWLEDRYPHPSIRIAGATISIVFLAAYVFAQFIAAGKAIESISGLPFIYGLLIGAGIIILYTFVGGYLAVAWTDAFQAIVMAVGINIILVAAILEVGGISALFAEIATTDPTYLSIWGKGLEHVGEWGVVAGAVLIYAIGYMGLPHAVVRHLSMDNPDTAKNATIWNVFYNTFFVYQPYILGLVAIVLLPNLDDPEMAIPRLALSLLPGIAAAVILAALMAAVMSTADSLLIMAGSILARDVIQRFGNDNLTDDQMFIWSRLLVLVIGIIGIIVAAVQPPGIFELVIFAFGGLGTAFLIPNVAGVYWDRANWKGALAGMVGGASTNIVWTSQDLQTTTAIHPFFAGLIVSAFLLVTVSLLTKPPTGDAVAIVQRVRRSGTAPSGTVQQSARSLAPEARAIGEHLAADSSTSRPSDTSTIDVQPTDS; the protein is encoded by the coding sequence GGCGTCACAGCACTCACACTTCAAGCAACTTCCATGAGTGGTTTCATGTTCATGGGCGGCCCTGCACTCGCATTCAAACAAGGACTTTGGGCGCTCTGGTACGCTGCTGGCGACTTCGGTGGTGGCCTTGTCAACCTCGCCGTCCTCGGCCGAAACCTCCGGCGAATTACCGAAGCACTCGGCTCACTCACACCAATCGAATGGCTCGAAGACCGCTATCCCCACCCCAGTATCAGAATCGCTGGCGCGACTATCTCGATCGTTTTCCTCGCTGCATACGTCTTCGCCCAATTTATCGCAGCGGGCAAAGCAATCGAATCCATTAGCGGACTGCCGTTTATCTATGGTCTTCTCATTGGTGCGGGAATCATTATCTTGTACACTTTCGTTGGTGGTTACCTTGCCGTCGCCTGGACGGACGCCTTCCAGGCAATCGTCATGGCCGTCGGCATCAACATCATCCTGGTCGCGGCGATACTCGAAGTAGGCGGGATCAGTGCTCTCTTCGCTGAGATCGCTACAACGGATCCGACTTACCTTTCGATCTGGGGGAAAGGCCTTGAACACGTCGGTGAGTGGGGCGTCGTTGCTGGTGCTGTGCTCATCTATGCGATCGGATACATGGGGCTTCCGCATGCAGTCGTCCGCCATCTCAGCATGGATAATCCAGACACCGCAAAGAATGCAACAATCTGGAACGTCTTCTACAATACCTTCTTCGTCTACCAACCGTACATTCTCGGACTCGTTGCCATTGTCCTCCTCCCGAATCTCGATGACCCTGAGATGGCAATTCCTCGCCTTGCACTTTCACTCCTCCCAGGAATCGCTGCCGCAGTGATTCTGGCTGCACTCATGGCTGCAGTCATGAGCACTGCCGATTCACTTCTCATCATGGCGGGGTCGATTCTCGCTCGAGACGTCATTCAACGGTTCGGCAACGACAACCTTACCGACGATCAGATGTTTATCTGGTCGCGACTCCTTGTTCTCGTAATCGGAATCATCGGAATCATCGTCGCTGCCGTTCAGCCACCAGGTATCTTCGAACTCGTCATTTTCGCCTTCGGTGGCTTGGGAACTGCATTTCTCATTCCGAACGTCGCTGGTGTGTATTGGGATCGAGCGAATTGGAAGGGTGCACTTGCCGGGATGGTCGGTGGTGCATCCACGAACATCGTCTGGACATCCCAAGATCTACAAACCACTACCGCTATCCATCCGTTCTTCGCAGGACTCATCGTCTCGGCATTCCTGCTCGTCACTGTCTCGCTGCTGACAAAGCCACCGACAGGGGACGCAGTCGCTATCGTGCAGCGTGTTCGCCGATCCGGCACCGCACCATCAGGTACAGTCCAACAGTCAGCGCGATCGCTCGCTCCCGAAGCTCGTGCTATCGGTGAGCACCTCGCTGCTGATTCGTCCACATCACGACCGTCAGACACCTCGACGATCGATGTCCAACCGACAGACAGCTAA